The proteins below are encoded in one region of Candidatus Zixiibacteriota bacterium:
- a CDS encoding MoxR family ATPase, with amino-acid sequence MQTDIQQIQAVVERESAFVDRLTGQIGSVIVGQKYLVERLLIGILADGHILIEGVPGLAKTLSVKTLSDAISVKFQRLQFTPDLLPADLIGTMIYNPQRSEFLVKKGPIFANIILADEINRAPAKVQSALLEAMQERQVTIGETTFPLDEPFLVLATQNPIEQEGTYPLPEAQVDRFMLKLKIGYPSPADEREIMDRNTGAASIRVEKVIRAEDIVRARQVIRSIYVDDKVKEYIVNIIFASREPEKYGLQALSDLISFGASPRATINLNLAAKAHAFLRGRGYITPEDIKAIGPDVLRHRILLTYEAEAEEVTSDDIVQKIFDAVEVP; translated from the coding sequence ATGCAAACTGACATTCAACAGATACAGGCCGTTGTCGAACGCGAGTCGGCGTTTGTCGATCGCCTCACCGGCCAGATCGGTTCCGTTATCGTCGGGCAGAAGTACCTCGTCGAACGCCTGCTGATCGGGATTCTGGCTGACGGCCACATTCTTATCGAAGGGGTGCCGGGCCTTGCCAAGACCCTTTCCGTGAAGACTCTCTCCGACGCGATTTCGGTCAAGTTCCAACGGCTGCAGTTTACTCCCGATTTACTTCCCGCCGACCTGATCGGTACGATGATCTATAATCCGCAGCGGTCAGAATTCCTTGTCAAGAAGGGGCCGATCTTCGCCAATATCATCCTCGCGGACGAGATCAACCGCGCCCCTGCGAAAGTGCAGTCAGCGCTGCTCGAAGCGATGCAGGAGCGACAGGTGACGATCGGTGAGACGACGTTCCCGCTCGATGAGCCGTTCCTTGTTCTTGCAACACAGAACCCGATCGAGCAGGAAGGAACCTATCCGCTTCCGGAAGCGCAGGTCGACCGCTTCATGCTGAAGCTGAAGATCGGTTACCCGTCGCCCGCCGACGAACGGGAAATCATGGATCGCAACACCGGCGCCGCGTCAATACGCGTGGAGAAGGTCATTCGCGCGGAAGATATAGTACGAGCGAGACAGGTCATCCGCTCTATCTACGTCGATGACAAGGTGAAGGAGTATATCGTCAACATCATCTTCGCGTCGCGCGAACCCGAGAAGTATGGTCTGCAGGCGCTGTCCGATCTTATCTCGTTCGGCGCGTCGCCGCGCGCCACGATAAACCTGAATCTGGCCGCCAAGGCGCACGCGTTTCTCAGGGGGCGCGGCTATATCACCCCTGAGGACATCAAGGCAATTGGCCCCGACGTACTGCGCCACCGAATTCTGCTGACGTATGAGGCCGAAGCCGAAGAGGTCACCTCCGACGATATCGTGCAGAAAATCTTCGATGCCGTAGAGGTGCCGTAA